In Rhodopirellula bahusiensis, the following proteins share a genomic window:
- the cls gene encoding cardiolipin synthase, protein MDLGQYFQIHIDAVSIGLVAHVAIEAITIIRVMSRPHREPASRIAWVTVIAAVPFLGVFLYVLFGETNIGRRRMERMKQVMKCLPATPEINPEESRHAVANVPNRYQHLFRMGESINGFEAIGGNFGTLMHDSNSAVDSMIADIDNATDHVHLLFYIWLPDNNGLKMVEALKRAALRGVTCRAMADDLGSRTIIRSAHWKEMQDAGVHVSRALPIGNLMLRALRGRIDLRNHRKILVIDGAITYCGSQNCADPEFRVKPKYAPWVDAVIRFEGPIVRQNQELFITDWMSSTSDDLTSLLDRPLPDTGPGFPAQVIGTGPTVRDSAMPEVFETLFHTARRKLTISTPYYVPNESMQQALCAAAWRGVETTLIMPANNDSRIVGGASRSYYAGLLEAGVQIHEYTGGLLHTKSVTLDDEVTLIGSANMDRRSFDLNYENNILFHNPELTADVFERQCAYIEQSNEITARAVAEWSLPLRLWNNVLATLGPIL, encoded by the coding sequence ATGGATCTCGGACAATACTTTCAAATTCACATTGACGCGGTTTCGATCGGTCTGGTTGCACACGTTGCCATCGAAGCAATCACGATCATTCGCGTGATGTCGCGACCTCACCGTGAACCTGCTTCACGCATCGCTTGGGTGACTGTCATCGCGGCCGTTCCATTCCTGGGCGTGTTTCTATACGTGTTGTTTGGTGAGACCAACATCGGGCGTCGACGCATGGAACGCATGAAGCAAGTGATGAAATGCTTGCCAGCGACACCGGAGATCAATCCAGAGGAGTCCCGGCACGCGGTGGCGAATGTTCCAAATCGATATCAGCATCTGTTTCGAATGGGCGAGTCAATCAATGGATTCGAAGCGATCGGTGGCAACTTCGGAACACTGATGCACGATTCCAACTCCGCCGTCGATTCCATGATCGCGGACATCGACAATGCGACGGATCATGTTCACTTGCTGTTTTACATTTGGTTGCCGGACAACAATGGTCTAAAGATGGTCGAGGCTCTCAAGCGAGCCGCACTGCGAGGCGTGACCTGCCGGGCGATGGCCGATGACTTGGGTTCTCGAACGATCATTCGCTCGGCTCATTGGAAAGAGATGCAGGACGCGGGAGTGCACGTTTCTCGAGCCCTGCCGATTGGAAACTTGATGCTGCGGGCTCTTCGTGGACGCATCGACCTTCGCAATCACCGAAAGATCCTGGTGATCGACGGAGCCATCACGTATTGCGGCAGCCAAAACTGCGCAGACCCTGAGTTCCGAGTCAAACCCAAGTACGCTCCTTGGGTCGATGCAGTGATTCGTTTTGAAGGACCCATCGTTCGACAGAACCAGGAACTCTTTATCACCGATTGGATGTCCAGCACCAGCGACGACCTGACGAGTCTGCTGGACCGACCGCTTCCTGACACGGGGCCTGGTTTTCCCGCTCAAGTCATCGGCACCGGCCCGACCGTTCGTGATTCAGCGATGCCAGAGGTCTTTGAAACTCTGTTCCATACGGCACGACGGAAGTTGACCATTTCGACGCCGTACTACGTGCCCAACGAGTCCATGCAACAAGCCCTTTGTGCGGCCGCTTGGCGAGGCGTTGAAACAACGCTCATCATGCCAGCCAACAATGATTCGCGAATCGTCGGAGGAGCCAGCCGAAGTTACTACGCTGGATTGCTCGAAGCGGGCGTTCAGATTCACGAGTACACCGGCGGTTTGCTGCATACCAAATCAGTGACCCTCGACGATGAGGTCACTTTGATTGGTTCCGCCAACATGGACCGTCGCAGCTTTGACCTGAACTACGAGAACAACATCCTGTTCCACAATCCCGAACTCACTGCCGATGTCTTCGAGCGGCAGTGTGCCTACATCGAGCAGTCCAATGAGATCACTGCCCGGGCGGTTGCGGAATGGTCTCTTCCCCTTCGCTTGTGGAACAATGTGCTGGCGACGCTGGGTCCGATTCTTTAA